The Neovison vison isolate M4711 chromosome 13, ASM_NN_V1, whole genome shotgun sequence genome includes a region encoding these proteins:
- the STARD5 gene encoding stAR-related lipid transfer protein 5, producing the protein MDPALAAQMSEAVAEKVLQYRRDESGWKICREANGVSVSWRPSVEFSGNLYRGEGIVNAPPEKVWDCIKPLPGTLRAKWDENVTSFEIIESLTDTLCVSRTTSPSAAMKLISPRDFVDLVLMKTYEDGTLSSSAINVEHPLCPPKPGYVRGFNHPCGCFCEPVPGEPNKTHLVTFFQTDLSGYLPQSVVDSFFPRSMAGFYTNLEKAVKTLYD; encoded by the exons ATGGACCCCGCGCTGGCCGCGCAGATGAGCGAGGCGGTGGCGGAGAAGGTGCTCCAGTACCGGCGGGACGAGTCAGGATGGAAGATTTGCCGGGAAGCC AATGGAGTGTCAGTTTCCTGGAGGCCATCTGTGGAGTTTTCAGGGAACCT GTACCGGGGAGAAGGCATCGTGAACGCGCCCCCAGAGAAGGTGTGGGACTGCATCAAGCCACTTCCTGGGACCCTTCGAGCCAAGTGGGATGAGAACGTGACCAGCTTTGAAATTATCGAAAGCCTCACTGAT ACATTGTGCGTGAGCAGAACCACCAGCCCCTCGGCTGCCATGAAGCTCATCTCCCCCAGAGACTTCGTGGACTTGGTGCTCATGAAGACGTACGAGGACGGGACCCTCAGTTCCAGTG CTATCAACGTGGAGCACCCGTTGTGTCCCCCGAAGCCTGGTTATGTGCGAGGGTTTAACCACCCCTGTGGCTGCTTCTGTGAGCCTGTGCCAGG GGAGCCCAACAAGACCCACCTGGTCACGTTCTTCCAGACCGACCTCAGCGGCTACCTCCCGCAGAGCGTGGTGGACTCCTTCTTCCCCCGCAGCATGGCCGGGTTCTACACCAACCTGGAGAAAGCCGTGAAGACTTTGTACGACTGA